From the Lolium rigidum isolate FL_2022 chromosome 2, APGP_CSIRO_Lrig_0.1, whole genome shotgun sequence genome, one window contains:
- the LOC124693578 gene encoding OVARIAN TUMOR DOMAIN-containing deubiquitinating enzyme 9-like, whose product MIMCERDQSFPWANELFRDPFASTGYYGPPNGYNDGYYCDHHYTRDASHPDETHLHSSALTYDFYNPSVGVYHHGNVGGQEHEAVYVDPSSSSSYPASDDCFEMEEEVGKRFYPMVPVAHVPKINGQIPSFDEATMDHERLSDRLKLYELVEHKVKGDGNCQFRALSDQLYQTPDHHEFVREQIISQLKSNRDAYDGYVPMAYDEYLDKVSRNGEWGDHVTLQAAADKYGVKIFVMTSFKDTCYIEIQPKVVKSNKVVLLSFWAEVHYNSISPQNEAPRSHIVKKRRWWPFSQHHH is encoded by the exons ATGATCATGTGTGAGAGAGATCAAAGTTTCCCTTGGGCTAATGAACTGTTCCGTGACCCTTTTGCTTCTACTGGATACTATGGACCTCCTAATGGCTACAATGATGGCTACTATTGTGACCACCATTATACTAGAG ATGCATCCCATCCAGATGAGACACATTTGCATTCTTCTGCACTTACGTATGATTTTTACAACCCGTCAGTAGGCGTGTACCATCATG GAAATGTTGGTGGGCAAGAGCATGAGGCAGTCTATGTAGATCCGTCTAGTTCCTCTTCATACCCTGCCAGTGACGACTGTTTCGAAATGGAGGAAGAAGTTGGGAAGAGATTTTACCCCATGGTCCCAGTTGCC CATGTCCCTAAAATTAATGGGCAAATTCCATCATTTGATGAAGCCACCATGGACCATGAAAGGCTGTCAGACAG GTTGAAGCTGTATGAACTAGTTGAGCACAAGGTAAAAGGTGATGGTAACTGTCAG TTCCGCGCGCTATCAGATCAGCTTTACCAAACTCCTGACCACCATGAGTTTGTGAGAGAACAGATAATTAGCCAG CTTAAAAGTAACCGTGATGCCTATGATGGGTATGTCCCCATGGCATACGATGAGTATTTGGACAAAGTATCACG AAACGGTGAATGGGGTGACCATGTGACACTGCAGGCAGCTGCTGACAAG TACGGAGTGAAGATTTTTGTCATGACTTCGTTCAAGGATACTTGCTATATCGAGATCCAGCCCAAGGTTGTGAAGTCCAACAAAG TGGTGCTGTTGAGCTTTTGGGCTGAGGTCCACTACAATTCGATATCCCCACAGAACG AAGCTCCGAGGTCGCATATAGTGAAAAAGAGGAGATGGTGGCCGTTCTCGCAGCACCACCATTGA